The Caenorhabditis elegans chromosome II genome has a segment encoding these proteins:
- the tph-1 gene encoding Biopterin-dependent aromatic amino acid hydroxylase family profile domain-containing protein (Confirmed by transcript evidence), translating to MIANLPDHTRIKHLETRDSQDGSSKTMDVLLEIELFHYGKQEAMDLMRLNGLDVHEVSSTIRPTAIKEQYTEPGSDDATTGSEWFPKSIYDLDICAKRVIMYGAGLDADHPGFKDTEYRQRRMMFAELALNYKHGEPIPRTEYTSSERKTWGIIYRKLRELHKKHACKQFLDNFELLERHCGYSENNIPQLEDICKFLKAKTGFRVRPVAGYLSARDFLAGLAYRVFFCTQYVRHHADPFYTPEPDTVHELMGHMALFADPDFAQFSQEIGLASLGASEEDLKKLATLYFFSIEFGLSSDDAADSPVKENGSNHERFKVYGAGLLSSAGELQHAVEGSATIIRFDPDRVVEQECLITTFQSAYFYTRNFEEAQQKLRMFTNNMKRPFIVRYNPYTESVEVLNNSRSIMLAVNSLRSDINLLAGALHYIL from the exons atgattGCAAACCTCCCTGATCACACTCGTATCAAACATTTGGAGACTCGTGACAGTCAAGATGGAAGTTCCAAAACTATGGATGTTCTTCTAGAGATTGAGCTCTTTCATTATGGAAAACAAGAAGCAATGGATCTTATGAGACTTAATGGGCTTGATGTTCATGAGGTGTCATCGACTATTCGTCCAACTGCAATAAAAGAGCAATATACAGAGCCTGGATCTGATG ATGCGACAACCGGTTCTGAATGGTttccaaaaagtatttatGATTTGGATATTTGTGCAAAAAGAGTGATTATGTATGGAGCAGGGCTGGACGCTGATCATCCT GGTTTCAAAGATACCGAGTATCGTCAACGTCGAATGATGTTTGCTGAACTGGCGCTCAATTACAAACA CGGTGAGCCAATTCCGCGAACCGAATATACATCATCCGAACGGAAAACTTGGGGAATTATAtatagaaaattgagagaattGCACAAAAA gcACGCATGCAAGCAGTTTCTTGATAACTTTGAGCTACTGGAGAGACATTGTGGATACTCGGAAAATAATATTCCGCAACTAGAAGATATCTGCAAGTTTTTGAAAG CAAAAACTGGATTCCGTGTTCGCCCAGTCGCCGGATACTTATCAGCTCGTGATTTCTTGGCAGGTCTTGCATATCGTGTCTTCTTCTGCACTCAATACGTTCGCCATCATGCCGATCCATTTTACACTCCAGAACC agacaCCGTTCACGAGCTCATGGGTCACATGGCTCTATTCGCTGATCCAGATTTTGCTCAGTTTTCTCAAGAGATTGGATTAGCTTCTCTTGGAGCATCAGAGGAAGATTTGAAGAAGCTTGCAACA CTCTACTTCTTTTCCATTGAATTTGGTCTCTCGTCTGATGACGCTGCCGATTCTCCAGTAAAAGAAAATGGATCAAATCATGAAAGATTTAAAGTATACGGAGCAGGACTTCTGAGCAGTGCTGGCGAGTTGCAACATGCCGTTGAGGGTAGTGCAACCATTATTCGTTTTGATCCGGATCGTGTTGTTGAGCAAGAATGTCTCATTACTACTTTCCAGTCAGCGTATTTCTAtactagaaattttgaagaggCCCAGCAGAAACTCAG aatgttcACCAACAACATGAAACGTCCCTTCATTGTTCGTTACAACCCATACACAGAAAGCGTCGAAGTTCTCAACAACTCCCGTTCCATTATGTTGGCAGTGAACTCTCTCCGCTCAGACATCAACCTGCTCGCCGGAGCTCTCCACTACATCCTGTAG
- the tph-1 gene encoding Biopterin-dependent aromatic amino acid hydroxylase family profile domain-containing protein (Confirmed by transcript evidence), whose translation MDSLFQMASAMKFQYYSKKAAGKTMSNSVSMSSDNRMEDFKRRFRRSGSLGIPFVPEEDVKQLFTPTRTVRREASIREGDEEEGVQILTIIVKSSRVSEDISKMIANLPDHTRIKHLETRDSQDGSSKTMDVLLEIELFHYGKQEAMDLMRLNGLDVHEVSSTIRPTAIKEQYTEPGSDDATTGSEWFPKSIYDLDICAKRVIMYGAGLDADHPGFKDTEYRQRRMMFAELALNYKHGEPIPRTEYTSSERKTWGIIYRKLRELHKKHACKQFLDNFELLERHCGYSENNIPQLEDICKFLKAKTGFRVRPVAGYLSARDFLAGLAYRVFFCTQYVRHHADPFYTPEPDTVHELMGHMALFADPDFAQFSQEIGLASLGASEEDLKKLATLYFFSIEFGLSSDDAADSPVKENGSNHERFKVYGAGLLSSAGELQHAVEGSATIIRFDPDRVVEQECLITTFQSAYFYTRNFEEAQQKLRMFTNNMKRPFIVRYNPYTESVEVLNNSRSIMLAVNSLRSDINLLAGALHYIL comes from the exons ATGGATTCGTTGTTTCAGATGGCATCCGCAATGAAGTTTCAATACTACTCGAAGAAAGCTGCTGGAAAGACAATGTCTAATAGTGT CTCCATGTCCAGTGACAATCGCATGGAGGATTTTAAACGTCGTTTTCGTCGAAGTGGATCGTTAGGAATTCCATTTGTCCCAGAAGAAGATGTTAAACAA CTCTTCACACCAACTCGTACTGTTCGTCGAGAAGCATCTATTCGCGAAGGGGATGAGGAAGAAGGAGTACAAATTCTCACAATAATTGTCAAGTCAAGTCGTGTTTCGGAggatatctcaaaaatgattGCAAACCTCCCTGATCACACTCGTATCAAACATTTGGAGACTCGTGACAGTCAAGATGGAAGTTCCAAAACTATGGATGTTCTTCTAGAGATTGAGCTCTTTCATTATGGAAAACAAGAAGCAATGGATCTTATGAGACTTAATGGGCTTGATGTTCATGAGGTGTCATCGACTATTCGTCCAACTGCAATAAAAGAGCAATATACAGAGCCTGGATCTGATG ATGCGACAACCGGTTCTGAATGGTttccaaaaagtatttatGATTTGGATATTTGTGCAAAAAGAGTGATTATGTATGGAGCAGGGCTGGACGCTGATCATCCT GGTTTCAAAGATACCGAGTATCGTCAACGTCGAATGATGTTTGCTGAACTGGCGCTCAATTACAAACA CGGTGAGCCAATTCCGCGAACCGAATATACATCATCCGAACGGAAAACTTGGGGAATTATAtatagaaaattgagagaattGCACAAAAA gcACGCATGCAAGCAGTTTCTTGATAACTTTGAGCTACTGGAGAGACATTGTGGATACTCGGAAAATAATATTCCGCAACTAGAAGATATCTGCAAGTTTTTGAAAG CAAAAACTGGATTCCGTGTTCGCCCAGTCGCCGGATACTTATCAGCTCGTGATTTCTTGGCAGGTCTTGCATATCGTGTCTTCTTCTGCACTCAATACGTTCGCCATCATGCCGATCCATTTTACACTCCAGAACC agacaCCGTTCACGAGCTCATGGGTCACATGGCTCTATTCGCTGATCCAGATTTTGCTCAGTTTTCTCAAGAGATTGGATTAGCTTCTCTTGGAGCATCAGAGGAAGATTTGAAGAAGCTTGCAACA CTCTACTTCTTTTCCATTGAATTTGGTCTCTCGTCTGATGACGCTGCCGATTCTCCAGTAAAAGAAAATGGATCAAATCATGAAAGATTTAAAGTATACGGAGCAGGACTTCTGAGCAGTGCTGGCGAGTTGCAACATGCCGTTGAGGGTAGTGCAACCATTATTCGTTTTGATCCGGATCGTGTTGTTGAGCAAGAATGTCTCATTACTACTTTCCAGTCAGCGTATTTCTAtactagaaattttgaagaggCCCAGCAGAAACTCAG aatgttcACCAACAACATGAAACGTCCCTTCATTGTTCGTTACAACCCATACACAGAAAGCGTCGAAGTTCTCAACAACTCCCGTTCCATTATGTTGGCAGTGAACTCTCTCCGCTCAGACATCAACCTGCTCGCCGGAGCTCTCCACTACATCCTGTAG